A DNA window from Bacteroides cellulosilyticus contains the following coding sequences:
- a CDS encoding glycoside hydrolase family 13 protein: MKKLFLILGTFLLSLSTYAAMNVNKIDPPFWYAGMQNPELQLMVYGEDIGNSSVTVNYPGVSLSSTVKLESPNYLIVYLRLEKDVKPGKVALTFAQGKKKIVKEYELKARGKKSCEHKGFDASDALYLLMPDRFANGNPDNDQIPGMAEYKVDRNDPNARHGGDLAGIEQNLDYFSDLGITALWFTPVLENNMTGGSYHGYATTDYYKVDPRFGTNEEYQQLISKCHDRGIKIVMDMIFNHCGVEHPWIKDMPSKDWFNNPDHEKNFVQTSFKLTPHVDPYTSQYDFDQMNDGWFVTAMPDLNQKNPHVYRYLVQNSFWWIEYANIDGIRMDTYPYADYDAMSNWMKELNEEYPNYNTVGETWVTEPAYTAWWQMDSKLSAPKNSNLKTVMDFSFFDKINTAKNEQTETWFKGLDRVYNSFVYDFLYPNPASVLAFIENHDTDRFLGEGDNLPMLKQASTLLLTTRRIPQLYYGTEIMMNGVKSKSDGYVRKDFPGGWSGDTETALTAAGRSKIQNECYNFYKTLLNWRKGNDVIAKGSMVQFMVQNGVYAYARQHEGKTVFVMLNGTDAETTVPLKFYKEILKDSKQGKDILSGKTVAFGESLTMGPRESLVIEL; the protein is encoded by the coding sequence ATGAAAAAATTATTCCTTATCCTGGGAACGTTTTTACTTTCCCTTAGTACGTATGCAGCTATGAACGTAAACAAAATCGACCCTCCGTTTTGGTACGCCGGAATGCAAAATCCCGAACTCCAACTTATGGTCTACGGTGAAGACATCGGTAACTCTTCCGTTACCGTCAACTATCCCGGCGTTTCTTTGAGCAGCACTGTCAAGCTGGAAAGCCCGAACTACCTGATTGTCTACCTGAGACTGGAGAAAGATGTGAAACCCGGTAAAGTAGCTCTCACTTTTGCACAAGGCAAAAAGAAAATCGTCAAAGAGTATGAACTGAAAGCACGCGGCAAGAAAAGCTGTGAACACAAAGGTTTTGATGCTTCCGACGCCCTCTACCTGTTGATGCCCGACCGTTTCGCAAACGGCAATCCGGACAATGACCAAATCCCCGGCATGGCCGAATACAAAGTAGACCGCAATGATCCGAATGCCCGCCATGGTGGTGACCTTGCAGGTATCGAGCAAAATCTGGATTACTTCTCCGACCTGGGTATAACCGCACTTTGGTTCACTCCGGTACTGGAAAACAATATGACCGGCGGTTCGTACCACGGCTATGCTACTACCGATTACTATAAAGTTGATCCGCGTTTCGGTACCAACGAAGAGTATCAGCAACTGATATCCAAATGCCACGACCGCGGCATCAAGATTGTAATGGATATGATCTTCAACCACTGCGGTGTAGAACATCCATGGATTAAAGATATGCCGTCTAAAGACTGGTTCAACAATCCCGATCATGAAAAGAACTTCGTGCAGACTTCTTTCAAACTGACTCCGCACGTTGATCCTTATACTTCACAATACGATTTCGACCAGATGAACGACGGTTGGTTTGTTACCGCTATGCCGGACCTTAACCAAAAGAATCCGCACGTATATCGCTACCTTGTACAGAACAGCTTCTGGTGGATTGAGTACGCCAATATCGACGGTATCCGCATGGACACTTATCCGTATGCCGACTATGACGCCATGAGCAACTGGATGAAAGAGCTGAACGAAGAATACCCCAACTACAACACCGTAGGCGAAACCTGGGTTACCGAACCGGCTTATACAGCCTGGTGGCAAATGGATTCCAAACTCTCTGCCCCGAAGAACAGTAACCTGAAAACCGTTATGGACTTCAGCTTCTTCGATAAAATCAACACTGCCAAGAACGAGCAGACCGAAACATGGTTCAAAGGTCTGGATCGCGTGTACAATAGCTTCGTATACGACTTCCTCTACCCCAACCCGGCTTCCGTACTGGCATTTATCGAAAACCATGATACCGACCGCTTCCTGGGTGAAGGCGACAATCTGCCAATGCTGAAACAAGCTTCTACCTTGCTACTTACCACCCGCCGTATTCCGCAACTCTACTATGGTACGGAAATCATGATGAACGGTGTAAAGAGCAAGAGTGACGGATACGTTCGTAAGGACTTCCCCGGTGGATGGTCTGGCGATACAGAAACCGCATTAACAGCCGCAGGACGCAGCAAGATACAGAACGAATGTTATAACTTCTACAAGACCTTATTGAACTGGCGTAAAGGAAACGATGTCATTGCCAAAGGTAGCATGGTGCAATTCATGGTACAGAACGGTGTTTATGCGTATGCCCGCCAGCACGAAGGTAAAACCGTATTCGTAATGCTGAATGGTACAGATGCCGAGACTACTGTTCCTTTGAAATTCTACAAAGAAATACTGAAAGATTCCAAACAAGGAAAAGATATTCTTAGTGGAAAGACAGTTGCATTCGGTGAATCGCTGACAATGGGACCAAGAGAATCATTGGTGATTGAACTGTAA